Proteins encoded in a region of the Rutidosis leptorrhynchoides isolate AG116_Rl617_1_P2 chromosome 9, CSIRO_AGI_Rlap_v1, whole genome shotgun sequence genome:
- the LOC139867111 gene encoding ribulose bisphosphate carboxylase small subunit, chloroplastic → MKVWPPLGLKKFETLSYLPPLSNEALAKEVDYLLRNKWVPCLEFELEHGFVYREHGNTPGYYDGRYWTMWKLPMFGCTDSAQVLAEVAECKKEYPQAFIRVIGFDNVRQVQCISFIVSKPAGY, encoded by the exons atgaag GTGTGGCCACCATTGGGTTTGAAGAAGTTCGAGACCCTTTCATATCTACCACCTCTTTCTAATGAAGCTTTAGCCAAGGAAGTCGACTACTTGCTCCGTAACAAATGGGTTCCCTGTTTGGAATTCGAGTTGGAG cACGGTTTCGTGTACCGTGAGCACGGTAACACCCCCGGATACTATGATGGTAGATACTGGACAATGTGGAAGTTGCCTATGTTCGGGTGCACCGACTCTGCTCAGGTGTTGGCTGAGGTTGCTGAGTGCAAGAAGGAGTACCCCCAGGCTTTCATCCGTGTCATCGGATTTGACAACGTTCGTCAAGTGCAATGCATCAGTTTCATCGTTTCTAAACCAGCTGGCTACTAA